A DNA window from Vicinamibacterales bacterium contains the following coding sequences:
- a CDS encoding PadR family transcriptional regulator, whose amino-acid sequence MGIDAGLIKGTLDLLILKVLSLEPMHGWGITQRIQARSGDTLLVQQGSLYASLHRLTREGLIASEWRDTEHARRARYYRLTPAGEARLAAEVEQWERLSRGVALVVGATT is encoded by the coding sequence ATGGGAATCGACGCCGGGCTCATCAAGGGAACCCTCGATCTGCTCATCCTGAAGGTGCTCTCGCTGGAGCCCATGCATGGCTGGGGCATCACACAGCGGATCCAGGCCCGTTCCGGGGACACGCTGCTCGTCCAGCAGGGCTCGCTCTACGCCTCGCTGCACCGGCTGACCCGCGAGGGCCTCATCGCGTCGGAGTGGCGCGACACCGAGCACGCCCGGCGGGCCCGGTACTACCGCCTCACGCCGGCGGGAGAGGCCAGGCTCGCGGCCGAGGTGGAGCAGTGGGAGCGGCTCTCCCGCGGCGTTGCCCTCGTGGTGGGCGCCACGACGTAG
- a CDS encoding protein kinase, which yields MALASGVRLGPYEVLAPLGAGGMGEVYRARDTRLERTVAIKVLPSALADDPDRRVRFEREAKAVAALDHPHICGIHDVGEAGGTHYLVMPLVEGQTLADRLVKGPLPLAQALQIASEMADALASAHRHGIIHRDLKPANVMLTKTGAKLLDFGLAKLRAPGGPVSLSGTTEAITGAADTARGTILGTVHYMAPEQVEGRELDARADIWALGAVLYEMVTGTRAFVGDTAASVIGAILKDTPPPVSARQPLSPPALDLVVARCLDKDRDDRWQHMADVQHGLTLVRTGLAGGEATRSAPEPPWRRLLPFTAALALAAATGVGAWTWRSPPAVPARDVRFSIYPEHGSEFSVTTTSVVAAQFALSPDGSQLAFVATAQGQPMLWVRRFDSLTARMLDGTQEAVSPFWSPDSRALAFFAQGRLKTVRLDGGAPVVLADSSLDPRGGTWGRDGTILAAITSNGGITRFAPDGRPTVVLPVDVEAGETALRWPAWLSDGRHFIVLARFLEDRYRGVYLGSLDTKTRTLLVGSDWAAGMVSDQLLFLRGSTLMVQPLDLAKGQLTGEPVPLVDGVSSTTNGYSGFSVSPTGTLAYASPWPTEGALVWFDRAGRQLGPPVAPRADYIDLAIAPDGERVAVSRVDRENNTGDIWLIDPARQQETRLTANRFNDAGPRWTPDGTRIYFRSNRRGINSVFVKPVNGSCAEELVFELTGPVHLQRHHRWPVRRCFHALFSTFGQSASWDVWALALTPSPSAKPLLQGPFNEFQSSLSPDGRWIAFVSNETGQQQIVVQSYPAGDQRVQISARGGSDPVWAPDGRELFFIGASRELMAAPFDNGRAGVPTLLFRTRVPLAGNPYRTPYAVAPDGKRFLVNTAPDDVPPPAIHVVLDWRALLPAER from the coding sequence ATGGCGCTGGCCTCCGGTGTTCGCCTCGGCCCCTATGAAGTCCTCGCCCCGCTGGGTGCGGGCGGGATGGGGGAGGTGTATCGCGCGCGGGATACGCGACTCGAGCGGACGGTGGCGATCAAGGTGCTGCCAAGCGCGCTGGCCGATGACCCCGACCGCCGCGTGCGTTTCGAGCGCGAGGCCAAGGCGGTGGCGGCGCTGGACCATCCGCACATCTGCGGCATTCACGACGTCGGCGAAGCGGGTGGCACGCACTACCTGGTGATGCCGCTGGTCGAGGGGCAGACGCTGGCCGACCGCCTGGTGAAGGGGCCGCTGCCGCTGGCCCAGGCGCTGCAGATCGCGAGCGAGATGGCGGATGCGCTGGCCAGCGCGCATCGCCACGGCATCATCCACCGCGATCTGAAGCCGGCCAACGTAATGCTGACGAAGACGGGCGCGAAGCTGCTCGACTTCGGGCTCGCGAAGCTGCGGGCGCCGGGTGGGCCGGTGTCGCTGTCGGGCACGACCGAAGCGATCACGGGCGCGGCGGACACCGCGCGCGGCACGATCCTCGGGACCGTGCACTACATGGCGCCGGAGCAGGTGGAGGGGCGGGAGCTGGATGCCCGCGCCGACATCTGGGCGCTGGGCGCCGTGCTCTACGAGATGGTGACGGGCACGCGGGCGTTCGTCGGCGACACGGCCGCGAGCGTGATCGGGGCGATCCTCAAGGACACGCCGCCGCCCGTGTCCGCACGGCAGCCGCTGTCGCCGCCGGCGCTGGACCTGGTGGTGGCGCGGTGTCTCGATAAAGATCGGGATGATCGCTGGCAGCACATGGCCGATGTTCAGCATGGGCTGACCCTCGTACGGACAGGCCTCGCCGGGGGTGAGGCAACACGCTCGGCGCCGGAGCCGCCGTGGCGACGGCTGCTTCCGTTCACCGCGGCACTGGCGCTCGCGGCGGCGACGGGTGTCGGCGCCTGGACGTGGCGGAGTCCGCCGGCAGTGCCGGCACGCGACGTCAGGTTCTCGATCTACCCGGAGCATGGCAGCGAGTTCTCCGTGACCACCACGTCCGTCGTTGCCGCCCAGTTCGCGCTGTCGCCCGACGGGAGTCAACTGGCGTTCGTCGCGACCGCGCAAGGGCAGCCCATGCTGTGGGTGCGGCGCTTCGATTCCCTGACGGCCCGCATGTTGGACGGTACTCAGGAGGCGGTGTCGCCGTTCTGGAGCCCCGACAGCCGCGCGCTGGCGTTCTTCGCACAAGGCCGGCTGAAAACCGTGCGCCTGGACGGCGGTGCCCCGGTGGTGCTCGCCGACAGTTCGCTCGACCCGCGCGGTGGAACGTGGGGGCGTGACGGGACGATCCTGGCCGCGATCACGTCGAACGGCGGGATTACCCGGTTTGCGCCCGACGGACGGCCCACGGTCGTCCTACCCGTGGACGTCGAAGCCGGAGAGACCGCCCTCAGGTGGCCGGCCTGGCTGTCCGACGGCCGGCATTTCATCGTGCTCGCGCGCTTTCTCGAGGACCGGTATCGGGGCGTCTATCTGGGGAGCCTCGACACGAAGACACGGACGCTGCTGGTGGGCAGCGACTGGGCGGCCGGGATGGTGTCGGACCAGCTTCTCTTCCTGCGCGGCTCCACGCTCATGGTTCAGCCGCTCGATCTCGCCAAAGGGCAGCTGACGGGTGAGCCCGTGCCGCTCGTGGACGGGGTCAGTTCGACGACGAACGGCTACTCGGGGTTCTCCGTCTCACCCACTGGCACGCTCGCGTACGCGAGCCCGTGGCCCACGGAGGGCGCCCTCGTCTGGTTCGATCGGGCGGGTCGGCAGCTTGGCCCGCCCGTGGCGCCGCGCGCCGACTACATCGACCTGGCGATTGCGCCGGACGGCGAGCGCGTCGCCGTCAGCCGCGTCGACCGCGAGAACAACACGGGCGATATCTGGCTCATCGATCCCGCGCGTCAACAGGAGACCCGGTTGACCGCGAACCGGTTCAACGACGCCGGACCTCGATGGACGCCGGACGGCACGCGGATCTACTTCCGCTCGAATCGGCGTGGGATCAACAGCGTCTTCGTCAAGCCCGTGAACGGCAGTTGCGCCGAGGAGCTCGTGTTCGAGCTCACTGGGCCAGTCCACCTCCAGCGTCATCACCGATGGCCTGTCCGCCGATGCTTCCACGCCCTCTTCAGCACCTTCGGCCAGAGCGCGTCTTGGGACGTCTGGGCCTTGGCGCTGACGCCGAGCCCGTCGGCCAAGCCGCTCCTGCAGGGGCCGTTCAACGAATTTCAGTCCAGCCTGTCGCCCGACGGCCGGTGGATTGCGTTCGTCTCCAACGAAACGGGCCAACAGCAAATCGTCGTGCAGTCGTACCCCGCCGGCGACCAGCGCGTCCAGATATCCGCCCGCGGTGGGTCCGATCCGGTGTGGGCGCCGGACGGCCGCGAGCTGTTCTTCATCGGCGCCAGTCGGGAGCTGATGGCCGCGCCTTTCGACAACGGCCGTGCTGGCGTGCCGACATTGCTCTTCCGGACGCGCGTGCCCCTCGCCGGCAATCCCTACCGCACGCCCTACGCCGTGGCGCCGGACGGGAAGCGGTTCCTCGTCAACACCGCCCCGGACGACGTGCCTCCGCCGGCCATCCACGTCGTCCTCGATTGGCGGGCGCTGCTCCCGGCCGAACGCTGA